The following proteins are co-located in the Maridesulfovibrio sp. genome:
- a CDS encoding lipopolysaccharide biosynthesis protein — protein sequence MQESSDIAYYFDVLKRRKYQFLIPAGAVFSLIFVLAFILSPVYKSTATILIEDQDIPQDLVQTTVTGFVEERLQAISQVVLSHGNLLNIIKEFELYPDLVGKYTTEEIIAKMREDIQLEPITAEVTNQYSGRPGTATVAFTLSYEGRSPQKVAQVANVLTSLYLKENLKEREKKATSTFEFLELQLAELRSEILELESNIALFKEEHVNELPELLIHNMNSMERLQRELDKVQEQIVSLKNRKVYLEGQRASIDPNLRIVANDGTRFPTAREDLEKLRREYLSLQSRYSSRHPDVLAMKRQIESLEREVDAADNLDLINREIKNKEQELMVLRKKYSDKHPEVIMLRKQIDSLNESLEEAALQDSMFDSAPDVPDNPGYIQIETQIASTELEIVEAERNYAELAKKYAAYQLRVVNTPQVEQEYKVLLRDYENAQLKYQDINNRLLSAREAKGLEQSQLAERFTLIDPPIVPEKPIRPNRLALILVGFVLSLGVGASTGTILEFMDRSIRRPEELSAIVKFPVLAIVPYWETELEARALVRKKWIMTIVFFSTAAVSVVAVHIFFMPIDVIAVKLVRKIVLNF from the coding sequence ATGCAGGAAAGCTCGGATATAGCGTATTATTTCGATGTCCTAAAACGCAGGAAATATCAGTTCCTTATACCTGCGGGAGCTGTTTTTTCTTTGATTTTCGTATTGGCCTTTATTTTGTCACCAGTCTACAAATCTACGGCAACCATCCTTATCGAGGATCAGGACATTCCTCAAGATCTGGTCCAGACCACGGTTACCGGATTTGTTGAAGAAAGACTGCAGGCAATATCACAGGTCGTTCTCAGTCACGGTAACCTATTGAATATTATTAAGGAATTTGAACTGTATCCTGATCTGGTCGGCAAATATACCACTGAAGAAATTATCGCTAAAATGCGTGAGGATATCCAGCTTGAACCTATTACAGCTGAAGTGACCAACCAGTATTCCGGTCGTCCCGGTACGGCTACAGTTGCATTTACCCTTTCCTATGAAGGACGCAGTCCACAGAAAGTTGCTCAGGTAGCCAATGTTCTCACTTCTCTTTATCTGAAAGAAAACTTGAAGGAGAGAGAGAAAAAAGCCACGTCGACTTTTGAGTTCCTTGAGTTGCAGCTTGCCGAATTACGTTCCGAGATTCTGGAGCTGGAATCAAACATTGCCCTCTTTAAGGAGGAGCATGTAAATGAGTTACCGGAACTGCTGATTCATAACATGAACTCCATGGAACGCCTTCAGCGGGAGCTTGATAAGGTTCAGGAACAGATCGTTTCCTTGAAGAACCGTAAGGTTTATCTCGAAGGACAGCGGGCCAGTATTGATCCTAACCTGCGTATTGTCGCTAATGACGGAACCCGTTTTCCTACTGCCCGTGAAGACCTCGAAAAACTTAGGCGCGAGTACCTTTCATTGCAGTCGCGTTATTCTTCGCGGCATCCTGACGTGCTGGCTATGAAAAGGCAGATTGAATCCCTTGAAAGGGAGGTCGATGCTGCTGACAACCTTGATTTAATAAACCGGGAAATTAAGAATAAGGAGCAGGAGCTTATGGTCCTGCGCAAGAAATATTCGGATAAGCATCCTGAGGTGATCATGCTGCGCAAGCAGATTGATTCTCTTAATGAAAGCCTTGAAGAGGCAGCACTGCAGGATTCAATGTTCGATTCTGCTCCGGATGTCCCGGATAATCCAGGGTATATTCAGATTGAGACTCAGATTGCTTCTACTGAACTTGAAATTGTCGAGGCGGAAAGAAACTATGCTGAGCTTGCCAAGAAATATGCTGCCTACCAGCTCAGGGTAGTTAATACCCCACAGGTAGAGCAGGAGTATAAGGTACTGCTGCGAGATTATGAAAACGCCCAGCTTAAGTATCAGGATATCAATAACAGGCTGCTGTCTGCCCGTGAGGCAAAAGGTTTGGAACAGAGTCAGCTTGCTGAACGGTTCACCCTTATTGATCCTCCGATTGTGCCTGAAAAACCGATCCGTCCTAACAGGCTTGCGTTGATTCTTGTTGGCTTTGTACTTTCTCTCGGTGTGGGAGCCAGTACCGGCACTATTTTGGAGTTCATGGACCGCTCTATCCGCAGGCCGGAAGAGTTGTCGGCTATTGTGAAGTTCCCGGTGCTTGCCATTGTTCCATATTGGGAGACAGAGTTAGAGGCCCGGGCTTTGGTGCGCAAAAAGTGGATTATGACGATAGTGTTCTTTTCTACTGCGGCAGTGAGCGTAGTTGCAGTTCATATCTTCTTTATGCCGATTGACGTTATTGCAGTTAAACTTGTTCGCAAAATAGTGTTGAATTTTTAA
- a CDS encoding polysaccharide biosynthesis tyrosine autokinase: MSKLLKAVEKAKRNRILQEEQVSSENMSTAVKSTAVETPLPVPEAKKGAESRSSEEMEQRCNLPKSFYDDIVLDEMELAKNRILTKHSSSSFTDIYNLLRTQIFHRTKRKKHNVLMVTSAMPGEGKTITSINLAISIAREVDQFALLVDTDMRKPSIHKYLGIEVEKGLTDHLLHDIPVPELLIKPGINKLSFLPAGEPIKGSTEILGSPKLQDLITEMKDRYPDRYVVFDCPDLLHAPDALVFSSYVDGIIFVVEAGKTSREYVQKALNLLEGRNIVGIVLNKSDKESLNVIS; encoded by the coding sequence ATGAGTAAGCTGCTCAAGGCTGTTGAAAAAGCCAAACGAAATCGCATATTGCAGGAAGAGCAGGTCTCTAGCGAAAATATGTCAACAGCCGTTAAAAGTACTGCTGTTGAAACACCTCTCCCTGTGCCTGAAGCCAAAAAGGGAGCTGAATCCAGATCCTCAGAGGAAATGGAGCAAAGATGTAATCTTCCTAAAAGCTTCTATGATGATATAGTTCTTGATGAGATGGAGCTTGCGAAGAACAGGATTCTTACCAAGCATAGCAGCTCTTCTTTTACTGATATATATAACCTGTTGCGTACCCAGATTTTTCATCGCACTAAGAGGAAAAAGCATAATGTGTTAATGGTTACCAGTGCCATGCCCGGTGAAGGCAAGACCATTACTTCCATTAATTTGGCGATAAGTATTGCCCGTGAAGTTGACCAGTTCGCTTTGCTGGTTGATACGGACATGCGTAAGCCAAGCATCCATAAATACTTGGGAATAGAAGTTGAAAAGGGACTGACGGATCATCTTCTCCATGATATTCCTGTACCTGAACTTTTAATAAAACCGGGGATTAATAAGCTTTCCTTTCTTCCTGCAGGGGAACCGATTAAAGGCTCCACCGAAATACTTGGTTCTCCCAAGCTTCAGGATTTGATTACGGAAATGAAAGATCGGTATCCTGACCGTTATGTTGTATTCGATTGTCCTGATTTGCTGCATGCGCCTGATGCATTGGTTTTTTCCAGCTATGTGGACGGAATCATTTTTGTTGTGGAAGCAGGCAAAACTTCGCGTGAATATGTGCAGAAAGCGCTCAATCTCCTTGAAGGCCGGAATATTGTGGGTATAGTCCTCAATAAGAGCGATAAGGAAAGCCTGAATGTTATCAGCTGA
- a CDS encoding AAA family ATPase encodes MYLEFYGLNEKPFNILPDPEFFYLSQWHQQALTHIEYGLMNGDSLILLTGDAGTGKTSIIYKLVVEHSEETIVGVIFNSAVSGDYIVEMILTELEGKLPENPTPASCLDALQQHLLDIYTNSDKRVLLILDEAQNLSDEALEQVRMISNLQAGKDNLISILMVGQTGFRDRLRKARYSQIVQRIVISAHLSRLRKQEVKEYIYYRLRQGGADDPFMVFTENAVAKIYEYSYGIPRNINVLCEGSLVFGFADDIKPVSADVVETFAQERISDGLLPMPESTIPCDKEDVARYIDDLEKRVASLESSMGIVKRTLVKIIKKLKIFSLK; translated from the coding sequence ATGTATTTAGAATTCTACGGCTTGAACGAAAAGCCATTCAACATTCTGCCCGACCCGGAATTTTTCTATTTGAGCCAATGGCATCAGCAGGCTCTTACCCATATAGAATACGGATTGATGAACGGGGACAGCCTGATTTTGCTTACCGGTGATGCCGGAACAGGCAAGACTTCCATTATTTATAAGTTGGTGGTGGAGCACAGTGAGGAAACCATTGTAGGGGTAATTTTCAATAGTGCAGTCAGCGGTGACTATATTGTAGAGATGATCCTTACAGAACTAGAAGGAAAGCTGCCTGAAAATCCCACCCCGGCTTCATGTCTTGATGCTTTGCAACAGCACCTGCTCGATATTTATACCAACAGTGATAAGCGGGTTTTGCTTATTCTTGATGAGGCTCAGAATCTGAGTGACGAAGCTCTTGAGCAGGTTCGGATGATTTCAAATCTGCAGGCCGGAAAAGATAACTTGATTTCCATTCTTATGGTCGGCCAGACCGGTTTCCGTGATCGGCTGCGCAAGGCACGCTACAGCCAGATTGTGCAGCGTATTGTAATCAGTGCTCATCTTTCCCGTCTGCGTAAGCAGGAAGTTAAGGAATATATTTACTACCGTTTGCGGCAGGGCGGAGCTGATGATCCGTTTATGGTTTTTACAGAAAACGCAGTGGCAAAGATATATGAGTATTCCTACGGTATTCCTCGTAATATCAACGTCCTTTGTGAAGGTTCACTTGTTTTCGGATTTGCAGATGACATTAAGCCTGTCAGTGCAGATGTTGTGGAGACGTTTGCCCAGGAACGTATTAGCGACGGTCTGCTTCCCATGCCTGAATCTACAATTCCCTGCGACAAAGAGGACGTGGCCCGCTATATTGATGATTTGGAAAAAAGGGTTGCCAGTCTTGAGTCTTCGATGGGCATTGTAAAACGTACTTTGGTCAAGATAATTAAGAAATTGAAGATTTTTAGCTTAAAATAA